The DNA region CAGCCTGCCCAAGGTCTTGGCATCGAAGAACACCGCCGGATCGAGCTGTTCGCCCGATTGTTGGTCAAGGCCCTTGAGCGCTGCTTCGACATTGGGAACCGCCCCCCATTCGGACATCACAAAGCCCTTCAAACCCCAATCACGCTTCAAGAGCTGATTGAGCAGGTAATCGCTCGCGCAGGCCTGTTCGCCCTGCACACGGTTGTAAGCGCACGTGACCGATCCGGGCTGGCCGATCCGGAACTTGAAGCCGCCTTCATAAGCGGTCAGCGTCTCGGGATCGTAGAACAGCGCGCTCTTACCCTTGATGGTGCTGTAATCGCCGACCAGCAGCAAGCTCAAATCCTCGGTCGGCTCGAACAGCGCCGAGACGCGGATCGACTTGTTTTCCTTGAACCGGTCGAAGGACATCCGGTCATTGGGGCGGCCATCGATAAGGAAGCTGTCGCGCTGATCGAGGTTGCCTGCGATGCGGAGCGCAATCTTGTCGCTGACTGGCAGTTTGAGCATCGCGCTCACATTCAACGCATCGAAGCTGCCGTAAACGATGTCGCCACGCGCCCCGAAATCGAACTTGGGCTCGGCGGTGAGGATATTGACCACAGCGGCGGTCGAATTGCAGCCATAAAGCGTACCCTGCGGCCCGCGCAGCACCTCCACGCGTTCGATATCGTAGAACGAGACTTCCTGCGATTGCGCGCGGGCGATGTAAATGCCGTTGACCATGAAGGCAGCGGAGGGATCACCCTTTTCGGCATTATCGGTGCTGGTGACGCTGCGGATAGTGATCTGAAGGCCAATGTTGCGCACGATCGAAAGGTTGGGCACCGTTTCTTCGAGCTGGGTTGGGCTGTTGATCCCGGCCTGGATCAGGCTTTCGCCCGAGGCTGCAGA from uncultured Erythrobacter sp. includes:
- a CDS encoding TonB-dependent receptor plug domain-containing protein; protein product: MTFGAVLRGSVALAAAWPSIALAQNALPDEPIATEEDQAEETAPGNIVITANRTASLLSKAPIALSAASGESLIQAGINSPTQLEETVPNLSIVRNIGLQITIRSVTSTDNAEKGDPSAAFMVNGIYIARAQSQEVSFYDIERVEVLRGPQGTLYGCNSTAAVVNILTAEPKFDFGARGDIVYGSFDALNVSAMLKLPVSDKIALRIAGNLDQRDSFLIDGRPNDRMSFDRFKENKSIRVSALFEPTEDLSLLLVGDYSTIKGKSALFYDPETLTAYEGGFKFRIGQPGSVTCAYNRVQGEQACASDYLLNQLLKRDWGLKGFVMSEWGAVPNVEAALKGLDQQSGEQLDPAVFFDAKTLGRLAKTDKRYAARLDDMNRRILWAIDNNEFDKNPAQPGRKVDFAAHGAVAEEIARQGIVLLRNRDRALPLVGSAKTILVIGG